One Tolypothrix bouteillei VB521301 DNA window includes the following coding sequences:
- a CDS encoding serine/threonine-protein kinase produces MLGSTLVGRYQIISHLGGGGFGETFIASDTHLPGSPQCVVKKLKPQANDPVTLETARRLFDTEAQVLFRLGTHDSIPQLLAYFEENEEFYLVQEFIEGSNLSCEIVPEKPLSQDSVIALLEEILIILDFVHQQKVIHRDVNPHNILRRRSDGKLILIDFGAVKQIATQFVSPDRHTKFTVAIGTPGYIPSEQAQGNPKFSSDIYAVGILGIQALTGLSPEELEKDAETCEIIWRERVSVNEDLAQVLDKMVRYDFRQRFSSASVALQALKELKKSQSQTVALSPPSINKQNIKTQSKTSSKSGKNIFIKILAAITLIGTGTAGSIYVVNAINSTNATELYQQANTLYDLQRYKDALSTYDRALELRPDYAKAWNGQGKTLYELKKYQEALAAYDKAIQLQPDHLEAWRGRGFALNQLQRYQESVSSLDKALLFNKNQPEIWNKKGEVLTKIKQYDQAIDSYNKAIELRQDYYEAWYNKALVLNNLRRYDEALVAYDKVTELKPAYDRAWYSRGNVLVNLRRYQDAISSYEKAVQYKPNDYLTWLSRGNLLNSLQRYQEAVDSFEEVIKYNPSNYQAWYGRAWAFHQMQRYEEAVISYDKAVQFKRGNYQAWYGRGNSLYNLKKYQDAIASYNRAISQEPNHYEPWYSKGNALLNLKLYQDAISAYNKALKLKPDYQPAIDARDRAREQLLLPSQDTVETPNSPPPQ; encoded by the coding sequence ATGTTAGGAAGCACGCTTGTTGGAAGATACCAAATTATCAGTCACTTGGGAGGAGGTGGATTTGGCGAAACTTTTATCGCTAGTGATACCCATTTACCCGGCTCTCCGCAATGTGTTGTTAAAAAACTTAAACCTCAAGCGAATGACCCTGTTACTTTAGAAACAGCAAGACGTTTATTTGATACGGAAGCTCAAGTTTTATTTAGATTGGGAACTCATGACAGCATTCCCCAACTTTTAGCTTACTTTGAGGAGAACGAGGAATTCTATCTCGTACAGGAGTTTATTGAAGGGTCAAATCTCAGCTGTGAAATCGTACCCGAAAAACCTCTCTCTCAAGATAGCGTTATTGCTCTTTTAGAAGAAATTTTGATAATCTTAGACTTTGTTCACCAACAAAAGGTTATTCACCGCGATGTCAATCCTCATAATATCCTCAGACGGCGTTCTGATGGAAAGTTAATCCTTATCGATTTTGGTGCTGTTAAACAAATCGCCACGCAATTTGTTAGCCCCGATCGCCACACAAAATTTACTGTTGCTATTGGAACTCCTGGCTATATTCCTAGCGAGCAAGCGCAGGGAAATCCCAAATTTAGCAGCGATATTTATGCTGTTGGAATTTTGGGTATTCAAGCATTGACTGGATTGTCTCCTGAAGAATTGGAAAAAGACGCAGAGACTTGCGAAATTATATGGCGCGAAAGGGTTTCAGTGAATGAGGATTTAGCGCAAGTTTTAGATAAAATGGTGCGCTATGACTTTCGACAGCGCTTTTCTTCAGCTTCTGTTGCTTTGCAAGCCCTGAAAGAATTAAAAAAATCTCAGTCTCAAACTGTGGCATTGAGTCCGCCTTCTATAAATAAACAAAATATAAAAACTCAGAGCAAAACTAGTAGCAAATCTGGCAAAAATATATTTATAAAAATTTTAGCTGCTATCACTTTAATAGGTACGGGTACAGCAGGTTCTATTTATGTTGTCAATGCGATTAATTCAACAAATGCAACGGAATTGTATCAGCAAGCCAATACACTTTACGATCTGCAACGTTATAAGGATGCGCTCTCAACCTATGACAGAGCATTAGAACTCAGACCGGATTATGCTAAAGCATGGAACGGTCAAGGGAAAACATTATATGAATTGAAAAAATATCAGGAGGCGTTGGCTGCTTATGATAAAGCCATCCAACTACAGCCCGATCATCTGGAAGCTTGGCGCGGTCGGGGCTTTGCTTTAAATCAATTGCAAAGATACCAAGAATCTGTTTCTTCCTTGGATAAAGCTTTGTTATTCAATAAGAATCAGCCGGAAATTTGGAATAAAAAAGGAGAGGTTTTAACAAAAATCAAACAATACGACCAGGCTATTGACTCTTATAATAAAGCTATTGAATTAAGACAGGACTATTATGAGGCTTGGTATAATAAGGCGCTAGTTCTCAATAATTTGAGACGTTATGATGAAGCACTTGTGGCTTATGATAAAGTGACAGAATTAAAACCTGCTTACGATCGCGCTTGGTACAGTCGCGGTAATGTCTTGGTCAATCTACGACGCTATCAAGATGCAATTTCATCTTATGAGAAAGCAGTACAATACAAACCAAATGATTATTTGACTTGGCTATCTAGAGGAAATTTACTCAACAGTTTGCAACGATATCAAGAAGCTGTAGACTCTTTTGAGGAAGTCATTAAATATAATCCCAGTAACTATCAAGCCTGGTATGGACGGGCTTGGGCGTTTCATCAAATGCAACGTTATGAAGAAGCAGTGATCTCTTATGATAAAGCTGTTCAATTCAAACGCGGAAACTATCAAGCTTGGTACGGGCGCGGAAATTCATTGTATAACTTGAAAAAATATCAAGATGCGATCGCGTCTTACAATCGAGCCATCAGTCAAGAACCGAATCATTACGAACCTTGGTATAGCAAAGGTAATGCTTTGTTGAACTTGAAACTCTATCAAGATGCCATTTCAGCATACAACAAAGCGCTTAAACTTAAGCCGGATTATCAACCAGCAATCGATGCTCGCGATCGAGCACGGGAACAGTTATTATTACCAAGTCAAGACACTGTAGAAACGCCCAACAGTCCGCCTCCACAGTAG
- a CDS encoding rhomboid family intramembrane serine protease, with protein MIPIGDNVFFFTRRKPVIIYVLIGIHLALFLWELKLELSGELGAFVNTWSIVPARISDAIAAGLSGNLAAWLVVLMRATCLVSGMFLHGSFSQILGNLIFLWVFGRTIESILGYGWFLLLYLLSGLLTGLLQVLVEPSLTIPLIGANGAIAAILGAYVLKFPQTKIDTVLPLLIIFIPIQLPAFFFLFWWFVQQLSYGIGSLNIPGGVNPFSLGYWAHGVGIVIGAVFMKFLSKKHK; from the coding sequence ATGATTCCTATTGGTGATAACGTTTTCTTTTTCACGCGCCGAAAGCCAGTCATTATTTATGTGCTGATTGGCATTCATCTTGCTTTGTTTTTGTGGGAACTGAAACTAGAGTTAAGCGGTGAACTCGGCGCTTTTGTCAATACTTGGAGTATAGTACCAGCACGGATAAGTGATGCGATCGCAGCAGGGCTTTCTGGCAATCTGGCCGCTTGGTTAGTGGTTCTGATGCGTGCGACTTGTCTGGTGAGCGGAATGTTCCTGCACGGAAGTTTTAGTCAAATTTTAGGTAATTTAATATTTCTATGGGTTTTCGGTAGAACCATTGAAAGTATTCTGGGATATGGGTGGTTCTTGTTACTTTACTTGCTTTCCGGTCTTTTGACTGGGCTTTTACAAGTTTTAGTTGAACCTAGCTTAACAATACCGTTGATTGGCGCAAATGGGGCTATTGCAGCTATTTTAGGAGCTTATGTTCTGAAATTTCCCCAAACAAAAATTGACACGGTTTTACCTTTATTGATTATCTTTATCCCCATACAACTACCAGCTTTTTTCTTCCTATTTTGGTGGTTTGTGCAGCAATTGTCTTATGGTATTGGCAGTTTAAATATTCCAGGTGGTGTTAATCCCTTTAGTCTTGGTTACTGGGCTCATGGTGTGGGAATAGTTATCGGTGCAGTTTTTATGAAATTCTTATCCAAGAAACACAAATGA
- a CDS encoding pentapeptide repeat-containing protein, which produces MKATELLSQYVAGVRDFTQAELSEVNLAGADLSEVILDGALLDGANLNGANLSQASLTNADLNGANLAQANLSGADLSGAILDGAILDGAILDNANLSQSDLTVANLITATLNEANLHEANLMAANLEQANLSGADLVVADLTDANLSQAELQDANLNGANLERANLEGTLLDSEQPE; this is translated from the coding sequence ATGAAAGCAACAGAACTCCTCTCACAATATGTAGCAGGTGTTAGAGATTTTACACAAGCCGAACTAAGTGAGGTAAATCTCGCAGGAGCCGATCTCAGTGAAGTTATTTTGGATGGGGCTTTACTTGATGGAGCAAATCTCAATGGAGCAAATCTCAGCCAAGCCAGTCTGACAAATGCAGATCTCAATGGAGCGAATTTAGCTCAGGCAAATTTGAGTGGAGCCGACTTAAGTGGAGCCATTTTAGATGGAGCTATTTTAGATGGAGCCATTCTAGATAATGCTAACTTAAGTCAGTCTGACTTGACTGTTGCTAACCTAATAACTGCAACTCTCAACGAGGCTAACTTGCATGAAGCAAATTTAATGGCTGCAAATTTGGAGCAAGCAAACTTGAGTGGAGCAGATCTAGTTGTTGCTGACTTAACAGATGCGAATTTGAGTCAAGCGGAACTGCAAGATGCGAATTTGAATGGAGCTAATTTGGAAAGAGCTAATTTAGAAGGTACGCTTTTAGATTCAGAACAACCAGAATGA
- a CDS encoding SDR family oxidoreductase, with translation MTQLLDKVVWITGASSGIGEALTYEIARQGAKIILSSRRERELHRVKNHCPGESDNYKVLPLDLTKAETWKSSAEQAESFFGRVDILINNGGISQRSLASKTSIEIEREIMEVNFFSAIALTKYILPGMIARQSGHIIAISSLVGKFGTPFRSTYAASKHALHGYFDSLRAEVWQENIQVTLICPGYIQTNVSLNALTETGDKYNIMDKNQAEGLPASQCAKAIVKAIQLNKEEIYIGGKEIAGVYLKRLFPNLLSKIVRRIQP, from the coding sequence ATGACACAGTTATTAGACAAAGTTGTATGGATAACTGGTGCTTCTTCAGGCATAGGAGAAGCACTTACTTATGAAATAGCACGACAAGGAGCTAAAATTATTTTGTCGTCCCGCAGAGAACGGGAATTACATAGAGTTAAGAATCATTGTCCCGGAGAATCCGATAATTATAAAGTTCTTCCTCTTGATTTAACTAAAGCAGAAACATGGAAATCATCTGCGGAACAAGCCGAAAGCTTTTTTGGTCGGGTTGATATTCTTATTAATAATGGAGGAATCAGCCAGCGCTCTCTTGCTAGCAAAACCAGCATAGAGATTGAAAGAGAAATTATGGAAGTCAATTTCTTTTCTGCGATCGCTTTAACAAAATATATTTTACCAGGAATGATAGCCAGACAATCGGGACATATTATTGCTATCAGCAGTCTTGTTGGCAAATTTGGTACCCCTTTTCGTTCCACATATGCTGCTTCCAAACACGCATTGCATGGTTATTTTGATTCTTTAAGAGCGGAAGTTTGGCAAGAAAACATACAAGTTACGCTCATCTGTCCCGGCTATATTCAAACCAATGTCTCCCTTAACGCATTAACAGAAACGGGAGATAAATATAATATCATGGACAAAAACCAAGCAGAAGGATTACCCGCTTCTCAATGTGCCAAAGCAATAGTTAAAGCCATTCAATTAAATAAAGAAGAAATTTATATTGGTGGAAAAGAAATCGCCGGAGTGTATCTCAAACGACTTTTTCCAAATTTATTGTCAAAAATTGTACGTCGAATACAACCTTAA
- a CDS encoding alpha/beta fold hydrolase, giving the protein MKLSPLPQNCLLAIVLLSSTFTMPSSQTRAQNANSQPSKLNSISASQARVIRKDLFVTSALGIRIFVREVGFNNNSANAGTPILLIHGGGGGGLATFDVNVPGYSLAEKFAKAGHRVYVMNVRGWERSTRPPALNAPPKANPPAVTSEEAVQDINAVVDWIIARNQARSVALVGWATGGHWAGMYTSRNNDKVSHLVLLNSLYAVNAPWEYRKNFENSDRPGEFERDAGAYRLVTADGLIANWTESIPMADKSLWRVPAVAQAYQQITLASDPTSGMRQPPSARIPGGYRLESYNLSRGQKYWNASDIRVPTLLIRGEQDHWSRPEDITTLKAELVNAPSVKTVVIPNSGHFLLLDRPERGRDRFIAETISFLK; this is encoded by the coding sequence ATGAAATTGTCACCCCTTCCCCAGAATTGTTTACTTGCAATTGTACTGCTATCAAGCACGTTCACGATGCCAAGCAGTCAAACTCGAGCACAAAACGCCAACTCTCAACCATCAAAACTTAACTCAATTTCTGCATCTCAGGCTCGAGTCATACGTAAAGATCTATTTGTCACTAGTGCTCTGGGAATTCGCATTTTTGTGCGAGAGGTGGGATTTAATAACAATTCCGCTAACGCTGGTACTCCCATCTTGTTGATTCATGGAGGCGGTGGAGGCGGTCTTGCAACCTTTGATGTGAATGTACCGGGCTACTCTCTGGCTGAAAAATTCGCTAAAGCAGGACATCGGGTTTATGTGATGAATGTTCGAGGGTGGGAACGATCGACCCGTCCTCCAGCCCTGAATGCTCCTCCCAAAGCCAATCCACCAGCCGTGACTTCCGAGGAAGCAGTTCAAGACATTAATGCAGTCGTGGATTGGATAATTGCCCGCAATCAAGCTCGTTCTGTTGCACTTGTTGGTTGGGCAACAGGAGGACATTGGGCAGGTATGTATACCAGCCGCAATAACGATAAGGTAAGCCATTTGGTACTGCTGAACAGTCTGTATGCGGTAAATGCACCTTGGGAATATCGCAAAAACTTTGAGAATTCCGACCGTCCGGGAGAGTTTGAGCGGGATGCTGGTGCTTACCGATTGGTAACAGCCGATGGACTTATAGCAAATTGGACAGAATCGATTCCAATGGCGGACAAAAGTTTGTGGCGTGTCCCTGCAGTTGCACAAGCCTATCAACAAATCACTCTAGCAAGCGATCCCACGAGTGGAATGCGTCAACCTCCAAGTGCAAGAATTCCTGGGGGGTACCGTTTGGAAAGCTACAACCTCTCACGCGGTCAAAAATATTGGAATGCTTCAGATATTCGCGTTCCCACTCTGTTAATTCGGGGCGAACAAGACCATTGGTCAAGACCGGAAGATATCACAACTTTGAAAGCAGAGTTAGTGAATGCTCCTAGCGTCAAAACTGTTGTCATTCCTAACAGCGGTCATTTTTTGTTACTAGACAGACCAGAACGAGGTCGCGATCGCTTTATAGCTGAGACAATCTCATTTCTTAAATGA
- a CDS encoding RNA-guided endonuclease InsQ/TnpB family protein: MIIYEFKVEGKDRQYRAINDAIRTSQFIQNKCLRHWMDNKDKKVDKYALNKHCAVLAAEFSFADELNSMARQSAAERAWSAIARFYDNCKKKVKGKKGFPKFKKHCRSVEYKTSGWKLSDTRKAITFSDKKGIGTLKLKGTYDLNYYELKQIKRVRLVRRADGYYAQFAIDVDLKVETQPTGQIVGIDLGLKYFIADNKGNVEQSPQFYRQSEKQLNRANRKKSKKYDPKKKKAKQTQSTNYHKARNRYARKHLRVSRQRKEYCKKLAYSVIQSNDLVAYEDLNVKGLVRNRHLAKSISDAGWSTFRSWLEYFGHKCGKVTVAVPPHNTSQNCSNCGEKVKKSLSTRTHVCPHCGFVEDRDVNAAINILKLGLSTVGHMGTYAWGDLPSWAIGANLSSNGESMNQESPTL, from the coding sequence ATGATAATCTACGAGTTTAAGGTCGAAGGGAAAGACAGGCAGTATAGGGCGATAAACGACGCTATTCGTACTAGTCAGTTCATTCAAAACAAATGTCTCAGACATTGGATGGATAACAAGGACAAGAAAGTAGATAAATATGCTTTGAATAAGCATTGTGCTGTTCTTGCTGCTGAGTTTTCTTTTGCCGACGAACTTAACTCAATGGCGAGACAATCTGCGGCAGAACGGGCATGGTCGGCGATCGCTCGGTTTTATGATAACTGCAAAAAGAAAGTTAAAGGAAAGAAGGGTTTTCCAAAGTTCAAGAAACATTGCCGTTCTGTTGAATATAAAACATCAGGATGGAAACTTTCTGATACCCGCAAAGCTATAACTTTCTCTGACAAGAAAGGAATAGGAACCTTAAAATTAAAGGGAACTTATGACCTTAACTACTATGAGCTCAAACAAATTAAGCGAGTCCGATTAGTGCGTCGTGCTGACGGGTACTATGCTCAATTTGCCATCGATGTTGACCTAAAAGTTGAGACTCAACCGACAGGTCAAATAGTAGGTATTGACTTGGGATTGAAGTACTTCATTGCTGATAACAAAGGCAATGTAGAACAATCTCCCCAGTTTTATCGCCAGTCTGAAAAACAGTTGAACCGTGCTAACCGCAAAAAATCCAAGAAGTACGACCCCAAAAAGAAAAAAGCGAAACAGACACAATCAACCAACTACCACAAAGCTAGAAATCGATATGCCCGTAAACATTTAAGAGTAAGTAGGCAACGAAAAGAGTATTGCAAGAAATTAGCATACTCCGTCATCCAATCTAACGATTTGGTAGCCTATGAAGACTTGAATGTGAAAGGCTTGGTACGTAATCGTCATCTGGCTAAGTCAATATCTGACGCTGGCTGGTCAACTTTCCGGTCATGGTTAGAGTATTTTGGTCACAAATGTGGGAAGGTTACAGTTGCCGTACCTCCCCATAACACAAGCCAGAATTGCTCTAATTGTGGTGAGAAGGTGAAGAAGTCTCTATCCACTAGAACCCATGTTTGTCCACATTGCGGTTTTGTGGAAGATAGAGACGTGAACGCAGCCATCAATATCCTTAAATTGGGACTCAGTACCGTGGGGCACATGGGAACTTACGCTTGGGGAGATTTGCCCTCTTGGGCGATTGGTGCAAACCTGTCGTCTAACGGCGAGTCAATGAACCAAGAATCTCCGACCCTTTAG